The Triticum aestivum cultivar Chinese Spring chromosome 7B, IWGSC CS RefSeq v2.1, whole genome shotgun sequence genome window below encodes:
- the LOC123156782 gene encoding beta-1,3-galactosyltransferase 6, translated as MRPCVPCTIAHKRQGRAMSSPSYSSYLGRPAYCAMALVLLLTLLCITFPAYLRNPVSVASCFTGADVRAAAAQPAASASAALVADDGGRRPDQLSILVGVHTMPKKHSRRHLIRMAYAVQQTAALRGAARVDVRFALCARPMPAEHGAFVALERRAYGDVLLFNCTENAEDGKTYTYFADLPAMLGAAGGEGRPRPYDYVMKVDDDTYLRLDALVKTLRRAPREDMYYGVGLPFMDRKSPPFMLGMGDALSWDLVQWIATSDMVRRKAKGVEDVTTGNWLNEGGKAKNRVNIFPRMYDYKSAEAKDFLEDTIGVHQLKEDIRWAHTLAHFNATYGDLRPSREGSS; from the exons ATGCGCCCATGTGTGCCGTGCACCATTGCACACAAACGCCAAGGTCGAGCAAtgtcgtcgccgtcgtactcgtcgTACCTCGGGAGGCCGGCCTACTGCGCCATggccctcgtcctcctcctcaccctGCTCTGCATCACCTTCCCCGCCTACCTGCGCAACCCGGTCAGCGTCGCCAGCTGCTTCACGGGAGCCGAcgtccgtgccgccgccgcccaaccagCGGCGTCAGCGTCGGCGGCGTTGGTGGCGGACGACGGGGGCCGCCGCCCGGACCAGCTCAGCATCCTGGTCGGCGTGCACACGATGCCCAAGAAGCACTCCCGGCGGCACCTGATCCGGATGGCGTACGCGGTGCAGCAGACGGCGGCCCTCCGCGGCGCCGCGCGCGTGGACGTCCGGTTCGCGCTCTGCGCGCGGCCGATGCCGGCCGAGCACGGCGCGTTCGTGGCGCTGGAGCGCCGCGCCTACGGCGACGTGCTGCTCTTCAACTGCACCGAGAACGCCGAGGACGGCAAGACGTACACCTACTTCGCGGACCTGCCGGCCATGCTCGgcgccgccgggggcgagggacgCCCGCGGCCGTACGACTACGTGATGAAGGTGGACGACGACACGTACCTCCGGCTGGACGCGCTGGTGAAGACGCTGCGGCGGGCGCCGCGGGAGGACATGTACTACGGCGTGGGCCTGCCGTTCATGGACCGAAAGTCGCCGCCGTTCATGCTTGGCATGGGGGACGCGCTCTCCTGGGACCTCGTCCAGTGGATCGCCACCTCCGACATGGTCAGGAGGAAGGCCAAAG GCGTGGAGGATGTGACCACGGGGAACTGGCTGAACGAGGGGGGCAAGGCCAAGAACAGGGTGAACATCTTCCCCAGGATGTACGACTACAAGAGCGCCGAGGCCAAGGATTTCCTGGAGGACACCATCGGCGTGCACCAGCTCAAGGAGGACATCAGGTGGGCGCACACGCTGGCGCACTTCAACGCCACCTACGGCGACCTCCGGCCTTCCAGAGAGGGGAGCTCATAG
- the LOC123156783 gene encoding 60S ribosomal protein L35a-1, translating to MVKGRTGQRVRLYVRGTILGFKRSKSNQYESTSLVQVEGVNTKEDVAWYAGKRLAYVYKAKTKSNGTHYRCLWGKITRPHGNSGVVRAQFKSNLPAESMGRKVRVFMYPSSI from the exons ATGGTGAAGGGACGCACTGGACAGCGCGTCAGGCTCTACGTCCGGGGCAccatcctcggcttcaagag GTCGAAGTCGAACCAGTACGAGAGCACGTCGCTGGTGCAGGTCGAGGGGGTGAACACCAAGGAGGACGTGGCGTGGTACGCCGGGAAGCGCCTGGCGTACGTGTACAAGGCCAAGACCAAGAGCAACGGCACCCACTACCGCTGCCTCTGGGGCAAGATCACCCGCCCGCACGGCAACTCCGGCGTCGTCCGCGCCCAGTTCAAGTCCAACCTCCCCGCCGAGTCCATG GGGCGCAAGGTCAGGGTATTCATGTACCCGAGCAGCATCTAA
- the LOC123156781 gene encoding uncharacterized protein translates to MDVDDDVEDDDMDFNPLYREGSPSETSSSLTSEAECEGTRFENQPSTEVLLCNSSGNGNAGDCVLPKESVSAKGASKVNVPESSSTHLHCENREGHVNGLGKEPLRTVASISPPVQNTHPLLHEGTEEDAICRRTRARYSLANYALDELETFLQESDDDGDLQNVDEEEEYRKFLSAVLSGGGDGTQACQGDEAQDEDENDADFELEIEEALESDGGENVENDKSINGRNKKDGHRPQTRKKRPELSRAINHQQESTKPNLRPIVPNISTIPQVPGQYPSQNINIPSSSSSATGAAVVKGFTDEQLGQLHILIYEHVQLMIQTFSLCVLDPSKQRVAADVKKMIVELVGYRDQALARKNTIRQQFYFEGQHLRSAISHASSESSQCQWIPLIKNPVMSILDVSPLHLALSYLSDVAGAVVKYRKSHVDGTPERIRFRKEPLFPSPVLSTGRDANNISQDRPNNVSTSTPASPGQSQPKKSLAATLFESTKKESVALVPFDIARLAQRFYPLFNFSLFPHKPPPAAMVSRLLFTDAEDGLLALGLLEYNNDWEAIQKRFLPCKSTHQIFVRQKNRSSAKATDNPVKDVRRMKNSPLSSEEVQRIEEGLKIFKYDWTSVWKFVVPYRDPSLLQRQWRVANGVQRSYSKSEALKAKRRTYEAKRRQLKASMADSQVGREQETDNDAFEDVENDDDDDDDGDGDDPYVNEAFLADTENRSMNMMQTGTSLNDECGSAYGRFEQHNRNGMRHGVGAAYIPFSSCASDGPSTKRVFGVTLDEPQASQLSKEKGSHVVKLAPDLPPVNLPPSVRVISQMEFHQNAAQDLFPVPPPTFTECVYTQLNLFPHHSTTDRSQQHGHDARSMEDGAEQDFQMHPLLFQHPREVLSSHSHLVQNLTSHSRNYNLFPFEKVQVEKSNKQTTDCMERAPVNANTIDFHPLLQRSEAEMHVEVPEEDCHPLSNQSDGRIREPPVDDQSTVREASTSERENGVDMQESTSPCERDNNIDLDIHLCSSVDFRIAKDLRSTPSKSRIQPERPVKDRASISNSQPGNASPHHDTEGPGEETMQGIVMEQEELSDSEEESQHVEFECEEMDDSEDEQVQGTEPCSTTNKGTSTSIVCSEVQENNDQCQTQQGLKQVAKQGVGSKRKSRGSSSARPVRAKSKPTDADAEKHTGTRRSRRISKSRSRASESSQAKMPEEAGPEHKSRESRRSRKSPAPS, encoded by the exons ATGGACGTCGATGATGATGTGGAGGACGATGACATGGATTTCAACCCTTTATATAGGGAAGGATCACCATCCGAGACCTCGTCAAGCCTCACCTCAGAGGCAGAATGCGAGGGAACTAGATTTGAAAATCAACCAAGCACTGAGGTGCTTCTTTGCAATAGTTCTGGTAATGGAAATGCAGGTGATTGTGTGCTTCCCAAAGAAAGTGTGTCAGCAAAAGGTGCCTCCAAAGTAAATGTTCCAGAGAGCAGTTCTACCCACTTGCATTGTGAGAATAGAGAAGGCCATGTTAATGGATTGGGAAAGGAACCCTTACGAACTGTAGCTTCCATCTCTCCACCAGTACAGAATACTCATCCCCTGTTGCATGAAGGCACCGAGGAAGATGCAATCTGCAGGCGGACACGGGCAAGATACTCTCTGGCAAATTACGCACTCGACGAGTTAGAGACCTTTCTCCAGGAATCTGACGATGATGGTGACCTGCAGAATGTTGACGAGGAAGAGGAATACCGCAAGTTTCTTTCAGCTGTCCTGTCTGGTGGAGGCGATGGCACACAGGCTTGCCAGGGGGATGAAGCCCAGGATGAAGATGAGAATGATGCGGACTTTGAGCTCGAAATTGAGGAGGCCCTGGAAAGTGATGGCGGTGAAAATGTCGAGAATGATAAGAGCATAAATGGTAGGAATAAGAAAGATGGTCATAGGCCTCAGACTAGGAAGAAGAGACCCGAGTTGTCTAGGGCAATCAATCATCAACAGGAATCAACTAAACCTAATTTGCGACCGATTGTGCCAAATATCTCAACTATACCCCAGGTTCCTGGGCAGTATCCATCCCAGAACATCAATATcccttcctcatcatcatcagcaaCTGGTGCTGCTGTAGTGAAGGGGTTTACTGATGAGCAACTTGGCCAATTGCATATTTTGATATATGAACATGTTCAGCTCATGATCCAAACCTTCTCTCTATGCGTGCTCGACCCATCTAAACAGCGTGTGGCTGCTGATGTTAAAAAAATGATAGTTGAGTTGGTTGGCTACCGTGATCAAGCATTGGCTAGGAAAAACACTATTCGTCAACAATTCTATTTCGAAGGGCAGCATCTTCGGTCAGCAATTAGTCATGCTTCTTCTGAGAGCTCGCAATGCCAATGGATTCCATTAATTAAGAATCCTGTTATGTCCATCCTTGATGTATCGCCACTTCATTTGGCCCTCAGCTATTTAAGTGATGTTGCAGGCG CTGTTGTGAAGTATAGAAAAAGCCATGTGGATGGCACTCCAGAGAGGATCCGCTTTAGGAAAGAACCTCTTTTTCCATCACCTGTACTTAGCACTGGCAGAGATGCTAACAATATTTCTCAAGACAGACCAAATAATGTGTCCACATCAACGCCAGCTTCACCTGGCCAGTCACAGCCCAAGAAATCATTAGCTGCTACCCTTTTTGAGAGTACTAAAAAGGAGTCGGTTGCTCTTGTTCCATTTGATATTGCAAGATTGGCGCAGAGATTTTATCCACTATTCAATTTTTCGCTGTTTCCTCATAAGCCACCTCCCGCAGCTATGGTCAGTAGACTGCTTTTCACTGATGCAGAGGACGG GTTATTAGCTCTAGGACTTCTGGAATATAATAATGACTGGGAAGCGATACAAAAGCGTTTTCTTCCTTGCAAATCAACGCATCAG ATATTTGTGAGACAGAAGAACCGCAGCTCAGCGAAAGCTACTGACAATCCAGTCAAG GATGTGCGCCGTATGAAGAATTCTCCATTGAGTAGTGAGGAAGTGCAGCGTATCGAAGAG GGGCTCAAGATATTCAAATATGATTGGACATCTGTTTGGAAGTTTGTTGTGCCATACAGAGATCCTTCGCTGCTCCAGCGTCAGTGGAGAGTTGCCAATGGAGTCCAGCGATCTTACAGTAAAAGTGAGGCTTTGAAAGCAAAGAGAAGAACATATGAAGCGAAGAGGAGGCAATTAAAAGCTTCCATGGCTGATTCACAAGTAGGTCGTGAGCAGGAG ACTGATAATGATGCTTTTGAGGATGTtgaaaatgatgatgatgatgatgatgatggtgatggtgatgatccGTATGTCAATGAAGCATTTTTAGCGGACACAGAGAATAGGAGCATGAATATGATGCAAACGGGCACCAGCCTCAATGATGAATGTGGTTCTGCATATGGCCGCTTTGAGCAGCATAATAGAAATGGTATGCGCCATGGTGTCGGCGCTGCATATATACCTTTTAGCTCTTGTGCTTCTGATGGTCCTTCAACTAAAAGGGTGTTTGGTGTGACTTTGGATGAACCGCAAGCTTCACAATTGTCTAAAGAGAAAGGTAGCCATGTCGTCAAGTTGGCCCCAGATTTGCCTCCTGTAAACCTTCCTCCTTCTGTCCGTGTGATATCTCAGATGGAATTTCATCAGAATGCCGCGCAGGATCTGTTTCCTGTGCCACCTCCAACCTTTACAGAATGTGTTTATACACAGCTAAATCTTTTCCCTCATCATAGTACTACTGACAGATCACAACAACATGGGCATGATGCACGTTCGATGGAAGATGGCGCTGAGCAAGATTTTCAAATGCATCCTTTGCTTTTTCAGCATCCTCGAGAAGTGCTTTCGTCACATAGCCATTTGGTTCAAAATCTTACTAGTCATTCAAGAAATTATAATCTTTTCCCTTTTGAGAAAGTTCAAGTTGAGAAAAGTAATAAGCAGACTACAGATTGCATGGAAAGAGCTCCTGTCAATGCTAATACCATCGACTTCCATCCTCTGCTGCAAAGATCTGAAGCTGAGATGCATGTGGAAGTACCGGAAGAGGACTGTCATCCACTTTCTAATCAATCTGACGGTCGTATTAGGGAACCTCCAGTGGATGACCAGTCAACAGTTAGGGAAGCGTCGACAAGCGAAAGAGAGAACGGTGTTGATATGCAAGAATCCACAAGCCCTTGTGAGAGGGATAACAACATTGATTTGGACATTCATTTATGTTCCTCAGTGGATTTTAGGATTGCAAAGGATTTGAGAAGTACTCCTAGTAAATCCAGAATTCAGCCAGAAAGGCCTGTGAAGGACAGAGCTAGTATTTCGAATTCACAGCCTGGAAATGCTAGTCCTCATCATGACACTGAAGGGCCTGGTGAGGAAACAATGCAAGGCATTGTAATGGAACAAGAAGAATTAAGTGATTCCGAGGAAGAGAGCCAGCATGTTGAGTTTGAATGTGAGGAAATGGATGATTCTGAAGATGAGCAAGTTCAGGGCACAGAACCATGTTCGACTACAAACAAG GGAACTTCAACATCAATTGTTTGTTCAGAGGTGCAAGAAAATAATGAccagtgtcaaacccaacaaggattAAAACAGGTGGCTAAGCAGGGTGTGGGTTCAAAACGGAAATCCCGTGGGTCTTCTAGTGCAAGGCCGGTTAGAGCAAAGTCGAAGCCAACGGATGCAGATGCAGAAAAGCACACAGGAACTAGAAGAAGCCGACGGATATCCAAGTCCAGGTCTCGAGCAAGTGAATCTAGCCAGGCCAAAATGCCGGAAGAGGCAGGTCCTGAACACAAGTCCAGGGAGTCAAGAAGGTCTAGAAAGAGTCCTGCCCCTAGTTAA